One segment of Oscillospiraceae bacterium MB08-C2-2 DNA contains the following:
- a CDS encoding MgtC/SapB family protein, with the protein MFVDMEALSICAKLLLAVLCGGIIGSERGNKGRPAGFRTHILVCLGSALTMMTSDFIIRTYDSATDPARLGAQVISGIGFLGAGTIIVTGKHQVRGLTTAAGLWASACMGLAIGIGYYKGALLACFFIWFVSAVLHNLDQYLSSRSQVVTVYVEFESHGVISAMIECLKKDNIRLSDMEIIGVGRTSADAALSAILSLRLPKKQSHAEIRNILRGMQGILYVEEL; encoded by the coding sequence ATGTTTGTGGATATGGAGGCTTTGTCGATTTGCGCCAAGCTGCTGCTGGCGGTGCTCTGCGGCGGTATTATCGGCAGTGAGCGTGGGAACAAGGGCCGCCCCGCAGGCTTCCGAACACATATACTGGTCTGCCTTGGATCGGCCTTAACCATGATGACCAGCGATTTCATTATTCGTACATACGATTCTGCTACCGACCCGGCCCGCCTGGGCGCGCAGGTTATCAGTGGCATCGGCTTTTTAGGTGCGGGCACTATTATTGTAACAGGCAAGCATCAGGTGAGGGGCCTTACCACGGCGGCGGGGCTGTGGGCCTCGGCCTGTATGGGCCTTGCCATCGGCATTGGTTATTATAAAGGAGCGCTGCTGGCTTGCTTTTTTATCTGGTTTGTGTCCGCTGTGCTGCACAATCTGGATCAGTATCTTTCCTCCCGGTCTCAGGTGGTGACGGTATATGTGGAGTTTGAAAGCCATGGGGTGATCAGTGCGATGATTGAATGCCTCAAAAAAGACAACATCCGCCTAAGTGATATGGAGATTATTGGTGTTGGCCGAACCTCTGCCGATGCGGCTCTTTCTGCTATTTTGTCTCTGCGCCTTCCTAAAAAACAGAGCCATGCGGAAATTCGTAATATTTTAAGGGGGATGCAAGGAATTTTATACGTGGAAGAATTGTAG
- a CDS encoding ROK family protein, with product MRKAANHDTMRNANLLTVFHTIRCGGPITKKELQRETGLSWGSISNITGFLLEKGIITEQQSEGAVVGRTPMGLDINLEHNLIVGLDINLQGMTGVVIDLKGRQKLVEAEPLRGVFRPAIMEQATAMIHRLLDQLADPAEVKGIGISFPGHVDSKKGVSIKIHHFQGFEGFNLRRFFQDEFGLEVIVEHDTNCLAVAEHDLGVVQGVDNFVILRLCKGIGMGTFSHGRLFHGRSGATGEVGHMIINTDGPRCQCGHHGCLESYASVHNILRQCGEAIQLGLAPVLEKLLEGDQPLTLEAAAEAARQQESSILHIFQQAAAYTGVAIANVVAILDPDVVVLSGELAAYGDLFLPKLMQVAQDSCWRTAPIEFRVAHNHCYSAAVGAASLFIQKAFLNAIDDY from the coding sequence ATGAGAAAAGCAGCCAACCACGATACCATGCGCAACGCCAACCTGCTCACAGTGTTCCATACTATCCGCTGTGGCGGGCCCATTACGAAAAAGGAACTCCAGCGTGAGACCGGCCTGAGCTGGGGCAGTATATCCAACATCACCGGCTTTCTGCTGGAAAAAGGCATCATCACCGAGCAGCAGAGTGAAGGTGCCGTGGTGGGGCGCACCCCCATGGGTCTGGATATCAATCTGGAGCACAACCTGATTGTAGGGCTGGATATCAACCTACAGGGTATGACCGGTGTGGTCATTGACCTTAAAGGCAGGCAAAAGCTGGTGGAGGCCGAGCCTCTGCGGGGTGTTTTTCGCCCGGCCATTATGGAGCAGGCCACCGCCATGATTCACCGCCTTCTGGATCAGCTCGCTGACCCGGCGGAGGTGAAGGGAATCGGAATATCTTTCCCCGGCCATGTGGATTCCAAAAAAGGTGTTTCCATCAAAATTCACCATTTTCAGGGGTTTGAAGGCTTTAACCTGCGCCGGTTTTTTCAAGACGAGTTTGGCTTGGAAGTAATCGTGGAGCATGACACAAATTGTTTGGCTGTAGCAGAGCACGATCTGGGCGTGGTGCAGGGTGTGGATAACTTCGTGATTCTGCGCCTTTGCAAGGGCATTGGCATGGGCACCTTTTCTCATGGGCGGCTTTTTCACGGGCGCAGTGGTGCCACCGGCGAGGTGGGGCATATGATCATCAACACCGATGGCCCCCGCTGTCAGTGCGGGCACCATGGGTGTCTGGAATCCTATGCTTCGGTGCACAACATTCTGCGGCAATGTGGTGAGGCCATTCAATTGGGTCTTGCTCCTGTTTTGGAAAAGCTGCTGGAAGGCGATCAGCCCCTGACATTGGAAGCCGCCGCTGAGGCCGCCCGCCAGCAGGAATCCTCGATTTTGCATATTTTCCAACAGGCGGCCGCCTATACCGGCGTGGCTATAGCCAATGTTGTTGCCATTCTAGACCCGGATGTGGTGGTGCTCAGCGGAGAGCTGGCCGCCTATGGGGATTTGTTCCTCCCCAAGCTGATGCAGGTGGCACAGGATAGCTGCTGGCGAACCGCCCCCATTGAGTTTCGGGTGGCACACAACCACTGCTATTCCGCAGCAGTTGGTGCGGCCTCTTTGTTTATTCAAAAGGCATTTCTCAATGCCATAGACGACTACTGA
- a CDS encoding galactose ABC transporter substrate-binding protein has product MKKTLSAALAATLMLAALTGCGGGAAPAASSAAPAAPAAPASSSQAAASSAPAAADITVGVAIRKFDDTFLTEERNAISAKADELGFKVDIVDSQASQTTQNDKVDMFITKKYNALGINMQERSASDLVIEKAMCANIPVVFFNTEPFPEHMAKWENVYYVGAKAEESGTIQGQALAAYWLANPDADKNGDGVLQYAMLKGEPGHQDAELRTEYSIKALEAAGIKVEKLAEDTAMWNRVDGQNKMQAFLAAHGDKIEAVLANNDDMALGAIEALKAGGYFTGDKFMPVVGVDATEPGKVAIEEGTMLATALNDAVNQGGAVAELTHLLAKGEKPTSSNFSYTVTDKQYVWIPYVAVTKENLADFR; this is encoded by the coding sequence ATGAAAAAGACTCTTTCCGCAGCATTGGCGGCAACACTGATGCTGGCCGCCCTTACCGGCTGCGGCGGCGGAGCCGCTCCCGCTGCATCCAGCGCAGCACCTGCCGCACCTGCTGCTCCCGCTTCTTCCTCGCAGGCAGCCGCATCCTCTGCCCCCGCCGCAGCCGACATTACCGTTGGCGTGGCAATCCGCAAATTTGATGATACCTTCCTGACTGAAGAGCGCAATGCCATTTCCGCCAAAGCCGATGAATTGGGCTTTAAGGTGGATATCGTAGATTCCCAAGCCTCGCAGACCACCCAGAACGATAAGGTTGATATGTTCATCACCAAGAAATACAACGCATTGGGCATCAACATGCAGGAGCGCAGTGCCTCCGATCTTGTTATTGAAAAGGCTATGTGCGCCAACATCCCTGTGGTGTTCTTTAACACCGAGCCCTTCCCCGAGCATATGGCCAAGTGGGAAAATGTCTATTATGTAGGCGCGAAAGCCGAAGAATCGGGCACCATTCAGGGGCAGGCGCTGGCCGCTTATTGGCTGGCCAATCCCGATGCAGATAAAAACGGCGATGGCGTTCTTCAGTATGCCATGCTCAAGGGCGAGCCGGGCCATCAGGATGCCGAGCTGCGCACTGAATATTCCATCAAGGCTCTCGAAGCCGCCGGTATCAAGGTAGAAAAGCTGGCCGAAGATACCGCCATGTGGAACCGTGTTGACGGCCAGAACAAAATGCAGGCTTTCCTTGCCGCTCATGGCGATAAGATTGAAGCTGTTCTTGCCAACAACGATGATATGGCTCTGGGTGCTATTGAAGCTCTCAAGGCCGGCGGCTATTTTACCGGTGATAAGTTTATGCCTGTTGTGGGCGTGGATGCCACCGAGCCCGGTAAGGTTGCTATCGAAGAAGGCACCATGCTGGCCACCGCACTCAACGATGCCGTGAATCAGGGCGGCGCAGTTGCCGAGCTGACCCATCTGCTTGCCAAGGGCGAGAAACCCACCAGCAGCAATTTCAGCTACACCGTTACCGATAAACAATATGTCTGGATTCCCTACGTGGCTGTAACCAAGGAAAATCTGGCTGACTTCCGGTAA
- a CDS encoding SIS domain-containing protein, with product MKIDTATLEQDLQAYTQVVADQVMKTNFALLAEIIEVMIQAKFKGKKIFTAGNGGSGSTASHMANDFLKGCRAHNREGFNIESLADSSAIITCLANDFAYEDSYSIQVRTKGTRGDVLVVFSGSGNSPNIVKAVEAANEMGMITIGFSGRDGGRIRQLCQYILLAPTDCMEQLEDMHMIYEHAMATMTRQTLEDLWGMEIVRYPRHPGKIKAALFDFDGTVSLIREGWQDIMIPYFIEVLSETPGAEESKELQQCVRDFVDRLTGKQTVFQCIRLDEEVIKRGGSHRDPMEYKAEYLRRLGLHIAHRHADLKAGADPEQYLVPGISDLLKALQAQGIKCYLASGTDHENVLEEAQLLKIRELFDGGIWGALDTQASNCTKTQAIKRIIEENKIDPTELVSFGDGYVEIELVAGLGGYTFGVATDEVRRKGINAWKRRRLLEAGADAIIPDFACPESILRFITEGVR from the coding sequence ATGAAAATTGACACAGCAACCCTTGAGCAGGATTTGCAGGCTTATACCCAGGTGGTGGCCGATCAGGTAATGAAAACCAATTTCGCTCTGTTGGCTGAAATCATAGAGGTGATGATTCAGGCCAAATTCAAGGGGAAGAAGATCTTTACAGCCGGCAACGGGGGCAGTGGTTCCACCGCTTCCCATATGGCCAACGATTTCCTCAAGGGGTGTCGTGCCCACAACCGGGAAGGCTTTAACATTGAAAGTCTGGCCGATTCCTCCGCTATTATCACATGCTTGGCCAACGATTTTGCCTATGAGGATTCTTATTCCATACAGGTTCGCACCAAGGGAACAAGGGGGGATGTTCTGGTGGTGTTCAGCGGCAGCGGCAATTCACCCAATATCGTAAAAGCGGTTGAGGCCGCCAATGAGATGGGGATGATTACCATCGGCTTCTCCGGCCGGGATGGCGGCCGCATCCGGCAGCTTTGCCAGTATATCCTGCTGGCGCCTACCGACTGTATGGAGCAGCTTGAGGATATGCATATGATCTATGAACATGCTATGGCCACCATGACCCGCCAGACCTTGGAGGACTTATGGGGCATGGAAATTGTCCGTTATCCCCGGCATCCGGGGAAAATCAAAGCGGCGCTGTTTGATTTTGACGGCACAGTCAGCCTGATTCGGGAAGGCTGGCAGGATATTATGATTCCTTACTTTATCGAGGTTCTATCCGAAACGCCCGGAGCGGAGGAATCGAAGGAATTGCAGCAGTGCGTGCGGGATTTTGTGGATCGCCTGACAGGCAAGCAAACCGTTTTCCAGTGTATCCGGTTGGATGAAGAGGTCATCAAGCGGGGCGGTTCCCACCGTGATCCCATGGAATACAAAGCGGAATATCTGCGCAGGCTGGGGCTTCATATCGCCCACCGACATGCGGATTTAAAAGCAGGCGCAGACCCGGAGCAGTATCTTGTGCCGGGTATTTCGGATTTGCTGAAAGCCTTGCAGGCGCAGGGTATCAAATGCTATTTGGCCAGTGGCACTGATCATGAAAATGTGCTGGAGGAAGCCCAGCTGCTTAAAATCCGTGAGCTGTTTGATGGGGGCATCTGGGGCGCTTTGGATACGCAGGCCAGCAACTGCACCAAAACGCAGGCAATCAAGCGCATTATAGAAGAAAACAAAATTGATCCCACTGAGCTGGTTTCCTTTGGGGATGGATATGTGGAAATTGAGCTGGTGGCGGGCTTGGGCGGTTATACCTTTGGCGTGGCCACCGATGAGGTTCGGCGCAAGGGCATCAACGCATGGAAGCGCCGCCGCCTGCTGGAAGCGGGAGCGGATGCTATCATCCCGGATTTTGCCTGCCCCGAAAGCATCCTCCGGTTTATCACAGAGGGGGTACGCTGA
- a CDS encoding PfkB family carbohydrate kinase produces MSFDIERIIQTVSEASRCKITVMGDYCLDKYLYIDPARDEPSVETGLTAYQVHRKALYAGVGGTIANNLRALGARVGCVGLVGMDGEGYDLMACLEKIGAETRGMVLSRQICTSTYVKPMRKGKSGHYTEMNRFDSRNFNPTPPDLQEQLLEALLASAEDSHAVIVTDQFLERDYSAVTTHIRKKVSEMARQMPEKFFYADSRGFVDEYRSMLVKCNHLEVVRCIRPEHNGEISQEMVLECGRQVALRNERPVFVTMGERGSLVFEEGRVQEIPAFPVIGPVDIVGAGDATNAGIVLGLSLGLSPAEAALVGNCVASLTIQQIGVTGTATMEQVRERLSSLQAQASALR; encoded by the coding sequence ATGTCCTTTGACATTGAGAGGATTATCCAAACTGTAAGCGAAGCTTCCCGGTGCAAAATCACTGTGATGGGCGATTATTGCTTGGATAAATACCTGTATATCGATCCCGCCCGGGATGAGCCTTCGGTGGAAACCGGCCTGACAGCTTATCAGGTGCATCGAAAAGCCTTATATGCCGGTGTGGGTGGAACCATTGCGAACAATTTGAGGGCGTTGGGTGCCCGAGTTGGCTGTGTGGGCTTGGTGGGGATGGACGGAGAAGGCTATGACCTGATGGCCTGCCTTGAAAAGATTGGTGCCGAAACCCGGGGAATGGTTTTGAGCAGGCAGATATGCACCAGCACCTATGTAAAGCCCATGCGCAAAGGAAAAAGCGGCCATTACACGGAAATGAACCGTTTTGACAGCCGCAATTTTAACCCCACCCCGCCTGATTTGCAGGAGCAGCTGCTGGAGGCTCTGCTGGCTTCTGCGGAGGATTCCCATGCGGTGATTGTGACCGATCAGTTCTTGGAGCGGGATTATTCGGCGGTTACCACACACATACGCAAAAAGGTATCCGAAATGGCAAGGCAGATGCCGGAAAAATTCTTTTATGCCGATTCCAGGGGCTTTGTGGATGAATACCGCAGTATGCTGGTGAAGTGCAATCATTTGGAGGTTGTTCGGTGCATTCGCCCAGAGCATAACGGTGAGATTTCACAGGAAATGGTTCTGGAATGCGGTCGTCAGGTTGCTCTGCGCAATGAGCGCCCGGTTTTTGTAACCATGGGCGAAAGAGGCTCGCTGGTTTTTGAAGAGGGAAGGGTGCAGGAAATTCCCGCCTTTCCGGTAATTGGCCCGGTGGATATTGTGGGGGCGGGGGACGCCACCAATGCGGGGATTGTGCTGGGGCTTTCGCTGGGGCTTTCCCCTGCTGAGGCGGCCTTGGTGGGGAATTGTGTCGCTTCGCTGACCATTCAGCAGATCGGGGTTACTGGAACTGCCACTATGGAACAGGTGCGGGAGCGTCTTTCCTCTTTGCAGGCGCAGGCTTCTGCATTAAGATGA
- a CDS encoding ROK family protein: protein MLIGALDIGGTKTIVAIANEQGQILAKITFATHTADFKEHGRLCIQLLEKLAGECSAELADLAGIGVSMPGMVDFARGFLLHAPFAGWRDVAVVEYFQTILPQGIPVFIDNDTNNCALAEVLFGGSGERDYIWMTVSTGIGSTLISDGNLIAGASFCAGEIGHFRVEEQNPRPCTCGRAGCLEAHASGTAIGRIFREALADSSSLRNQLEANGLSDDAPGCAQLAKLGNPTGMEIYRQAGDYMGKALSWAVNLLNPAVVFMGGGVSRDLELLRPAILHRIEAEVVRPSNRVGIRQSQLGYEASLLGAAALVLKKL from the coding sequence ATGCTGATCGGCGCACTGGATATCGGAGGCACCAAAACAATTGTGGCCATTGCAAATGAGCAAGGGCAGATTTTAGCCAAAATCACCTTTGCCACCCATACCGCTGACTTCAAGGAACACGGTCGCCTCTGTATACAGCTTCTGGAAAAGCTGGCTGGTGAATGCTCCGCTGAATTGGCCGACTTGGCAGGAATTGGCGTGAGCATGCCGGGTATGGTGGATTTTGCCCGTGGCTTTTTGCTTCATGCACCCTTCGCCGGGTGGCGGGATGTGGCGGTTGTGGAATACTTCCAGACTATCCTGCCCCAAGGGATTCCGGTTTTCATTGATAACGACACCAACAACTGCGCTTTGGCCGAGGTTTTGTTCGGTGGTTCCGGGGAGCGGGATTACATATGGATGACGGTGAGCACCGGGATCGGGAGCACCTTGATTTCCGATGGCAATCTGATTGCAGGCGCTTCCTTCTGTGCCGGGGAAATCGGGCATTTCAGAGTGGAGGAGCAAAACCCAAGACCCTGCACCTGCGGCAGAGCGGGCTGTCTGGAGGCGCATGCCTCAGGCACTGCAATCGGGCGTATTTTCCGGGAGGCTTTAGCCGATTCCTCTTCCCTGCGCAATCAGCTGGAAGCAAACGGACTGAGCGACGATGCGCCGGGCTGTGCCCAGTTGGCTAAGCTGGGTAACCCTACCGGCATGGAGATTTACCGCCAAGCCGGGGATTATATGGGCAAGGCGCTTTCTTGGGCGGTCAATCTTCTGAATCCCGCCGTGGTTTTTATGGGCGGCGGTGTCTCACGGGATTTGGAACTTCTCCGGCCCGCTATCCTCCACCGCATTGAGGCGGAGGTTGTCCGCCCCAGCAATCGGGTGGGAATACGCCAATCCCAGCTGGGCTACGAAGCCTCTCTTTTGGGGGCGGCGGCTCTTGTGCTCAAAAAACTTTAA
- the mglC gene encoding galactose/methyl galactoside ABC transporter permease MglC, producing the protein MKTDQAVKRRRPSGGNALHFIQQNIIFVVLLILIVAIAIINPMFVSLNVLKDLLIQNSTRLIIASGMALILIVGGVDLSAGRSVGLAAVIAASMMQTADYSRRFYPDLPQINLIIPVVIAVAVCALFGGLNGFLITKFSIPAFIATLGTQVAIFGINSIYFDLPPNSSQPIGGIRKDFTYFGSGFVGFVPIIILIALLILGMVWLILKKTPFGRNIYAIGGNKDAALVSGIKVASTTVLVYAIGGALFGLAGVLECARTGGGTNAYGASYEFDAIAACVVGGVSNTGGVGTIPGMIAGVFIFGIINYGLTFIGVNPYWQMIFKGLIIVAAVGVDISKNVKKR; encoded by the coding sequence ATGAAAACAGATCAGGCCGTAAAAAGAAGGCGCCCCTCGGGGGGAAACGCCCTGCATTTTATCCAGCAAAATATTATCTTTGTGGTTCTGCTCATACTCATTGTGGCCATCGCTATTATTAATCCCATGTTTGTTTCACTCAATGTACTCAAGGATTTGCTGATCCAGAACTCCACCCGTTTGATCATTGCCTCGGGAATGGCGCTAATTCTGATTGTGGGCGGCGTGGATCTTTCGGCAGGCCGTTCGGTTGGCCTTGCGGCGGTTATTGCCGCCTCCATGATGCAGACCGCCGATTATTCCCGGCGCTTTTATCCCGATCTGCCTCAGATCAATCTGATTATCCCGGTGGTGATCGCCGTGGCTGTCTGCGCTCTTTTTGGAGGGCTCAATGGCTTTTTGATCACCAAGTTTTCCATCCCCGCCTTTATCGCCACACTGGGAACACAGGTGGCTATCTTCGGCATCAACTCCATCTATTTCGATCTGCCGCCCAACTCTTCCCAACCCATTGGCGGTATCCGCAAGGATTTCACCTACTTTGGCTCCGGGTTTGTGGGGTTTGTTCCGATTATTATCCTGATTGCCTTGCTGATACTGGGAATGGTGTGGTTGATTCTGAAGAAAACCCCCTTTGGCCGCAACATTTACGCCATCGGCGGCAACAAGGATGCAGCCTTGGTTTCCGGCATTAAGGTGGCCTCCACCACTGTGCTGGTTTATGCCATCGGCGGCGCTCTCTTCGGGCTGGCCGGTGTGCTGGAGTGCGCACGCACCGGTGGGGGAACCAACGCTTACGGTGCATCCTATGAATTCGATGCCATTGCCGCCTGCGTGGTGGGCGGTGTTTCCAACACGGGCGGTGTGGGCACCATCCCCGGTATGATTGCCGGGGTATTCATCTTCGGTATCATCAACTATGGCCTTACCTTTATTGGGGTAAATCCTTACTGGCAGATGATTTTCAAAGGGCTTATCATTGTGGCGGCTGTAGGCGTGGATATCAGCAAAAACGTGAAGAAGCGCTAA
- a CDS encoding sigma-70 family RNA polymerase sigma factor, with translation MKADGQADCTTIADAKLALLAGQGDTQAFDCLLIRYMPLVKRHAARYSNVSGIDPEDFLQEGMLALFKAAKSYDDRFQVQFSTYAFRCIGNSMITAVKKHMKSAHQNTNVYIDISDEQWLSRETASRRIPELPEEQFIDMETAQLQQQLMRSLLSDFEWQVLRLYLDGGSYQQIALVLQTTTKAVDNALQRVRRKLKTYTR, from the coding sequence ATGAAAGCAGATGGCCAAGCTGATTGTACTACCATTGCAGATGCGAAGCTGGCTCTCCTTGCTGGGCAGGGGGATACGCAGGCTTTCGATTGTTTGCTGATTCGGTACATGCCCCTTGTTAAAAGACATGCTGCCCGCTATTCCAATGTATCGGGAATCGACCCTGAGGATTTTCTTCAAGAGGGTATGCTGGCACTGTTTAAGGCGGCCAAGAGCTACGATGATCGTTTTCAGGTTCAGTTTTCTACTTATGCCTTCAGGTGCATCGGCAATTCCATGATAACTGCTGTTAAAAAACATATGAAAAGTGCTCATCAAAATACCAACGTTTACATTGATATCTCTGACGAACAGTGGCTTTCTAGGGAAACAGCCTCCCGCCGTATCCCAGAATTGCCTGAAGAGCAGTTTATTGACATGGAAACTGCACAGCTGCAGCAGCAGCTTATGCGATCACTTTTATCTGATTTTGAATGGCAGGTATTGCGCCTCTATCTCGATGGTGGCAGCTATCAGCAAATTGCTCTTGTTCTGCAAACAACTACCAAAGCTGTAGATAACGCACTGCAAAGAGTTAGGAGAAAACTGAAAACTTATACCAGGTAA
- a CDS encoding zinc-ribbon domain containing protein translates to MYADKNLNCKECGSEFVFTAGEQEFYAERGFVNEPQRCKGCRDARKNASRPEREMFTATCAGCGSEAKVPFRPREDRPVYCSDCYAKMKEEQ, encoded by the coding sequence ATGTATGCAGACAAGAATTTGAATTGCAAAGAATGTGGATCTGAGTTTGTATTCACAGCAGGCGAGCAGGAGTTTTATGCAGAGAGAGGCTTTGTTAATGAGCCCCAGAGATGCAAAGGCTGCCGCGATGCCCGTAAGAATGCTTCCAGACCCGAGAGAGAGATGTTCACTGCTACTTGCGCTGGCTGCGGCTCTGAAGCGAAGGTTCCCTTCCGCCCCAGAGAAGACAGACCTGTTTATTGCAGCGATTGCTATGCCAAGATGAAGGAAGAGCAATAA
- a CDS encoding sugar ABC transporter ATP-binding protein, with translation MNGISKNFPAVKALDDVTLRVRPGTVHALMGENGAGKSTLMKCLFGIYTKDSGTIILDGHEVNFVSSGEALQGGLTMIHQELQPEPFLTVKENIWLGRLPTFGIGPIRFVDQKKMYADSLAFLKELDMDIDPNRLAGDLSVSQLQAIEIVKAVTYHSKVIIMDEPTSSLTEHEVETLFKIIGELRSQGVSIIYISHKMEEILRISDEVSIMRDGSMVGTWPASELTTDLIISRMVGRDLKNRFPPRLNKVEEDVVLSVSDYTSPFPHSFKNISFELKKGEILGIGGLVGAQRTELIEAVFGIRSLEKGSIQVDGKPVKITCPNDAMACGMALLTEERRKTGIFPVLSVQENIVISSLRQFCSKLGFIQDRRCKEAASDSTKRLSVKTPSLSTPISNLSGGNQQKALFARWLITEPDILLLDEPTRGIDVGSKYEIYTMMVDLASQGKSIIMISSETPELIGMSDRIMVMCEGKKAGELTGEEIGEEAIMRLATKYMVSQQNEGVAI, from the coding sequence ATGAACGGCATTTCCAAGAACTTTCCTGCTGTAAAAGCACTGGATGATGTTACCCTCAGGGTTCGCCCGGGAACAGTCCACGCTCTTATGGGGGAAAACGGCGCCGGTAAATCCACGTTGATGAAGTGCCTATTCGGTATTTATACCAAAGACAGCGGCACCATCATACTGGATGGCCATGAGGTCAATTTTGTAAGCTCCGGGGAAGCACTGCAAGGCGGGCTGACCATGATTCATCAGGAGCTGCAGCCGGAACCCTTTTTAACGGTAAAGGAGAACATCTGGCTTGGACGTCTGCCCACCTTTGGAATCGGACCGATCCGATTCGTGGATCAGAAAAAAATGTATGCCGACAGCCTCGCCTTTTTAAAGGAGCTGGATATGGATATCGACCCCAATCGGCTGGCCGGGGATTTATCCGTTTCGCAATTACAGGCCATTGAAATTGTCAAGGCAGTTACCTATCATTCCAAGGTGATCATTATGGATGAACCCACCTCCTCCCTCACGGAGCACGAGGTGGAAACACTTTTTAAAATCATTGGTGAACTGCGCTCTCAGGGCGTCTCTATCATTTATATCTCCCACAAAATGGAGGAAATTCTGCGCATCTCAGACGAGGTTTCCATTATGCGGGATGGCAGCATGGTGGGCACTTGGCCCGCCTCTGAGCTGACCACCGACCTGATTATCTCCCGTATGGTGGGCCGGGATTTGAAAAACCGCTTTCCTCCCAGACTTAACAAAGTGGAGGAGGATGTGGTGCTCTCGGTTTCGGATTACACCTCGCCCTTCCCCCACTCCTTCAAGAACATCTCCTTTGAGCTGAAAAAAGGTGAAATTCTGGGAATCGGTGGGCTGGTGGGCGCTCAGCGCACTGAGTTGATCGAGGCTGTATTCGGCATCCGCTCATTGGAAAAGGGGAGCATTCAGGTAGACGGAAAGCCGGTCAAGATTACATGCCCCAACGATGCCATGGCCTGCGGTATGGCTCTGCTCACCGAGGAGCGGCGCAAGACCGGTATTTTCCCGGTGCTCAGCGTGCAGGAGAACATTGTCATTTCCAGCCTGCGGCAGTTTTGCAGCAAGCTGGGCTTTATTCAGGATCGAAGATGCAAGGAGGCCGCCTCAGACAGCACCAAGCGTCTTTCGGTGAAAACGCCTTCCCTTTCCACACCCATCAGCAACCTTTCCGGCGGAAACCAGCAAAAGGCACTGTTTGCCCGGTGGCTGATCACAGAGCCGGATATTCTCCTGCTGGATGAGCCCACCCGTGGCATTGATGTGGGAAGTAAATACGAAATTTATACCATGATGGTGGATTTAGCCAGTCAGGGTAAGAGTATTATTATGATTTCCTCCGAAACCCCCGAATTAATCGGCATGTCCGACCGGATTATGGTAATGTGTGAGGGCAAAAAAGCAGGTGAACTGACCGGAGAGGAAATCGGCGAAGAAGCAATTATGCGGTTGGCAACAAAATACATGGTTTCCCAGCAAAACGAGGGAGTTGCAATATGA
- a CDS encoding RpiB/LacA/LacB family sugar-phosphate isomerase gives MKIALVMEWSQSSKNEIVYNTLKEVAESKGHTVDNYGQYNLEDHRMTYNQAAILISTLLESGAADFVVTGCGTGEGACVASNAMPGVVCGLVTEPTDAFLFTQVNNGNCISLPFAKGYGWGGEINLRYTFEKLFEKEGGGGYPPEAAASEKTNARILNELKAVAHQDIKYILKNANRELVKASFGGPNTLKLFYANCKDDSIAETVKEVLA, from the coding sequence ATGAAAATTGCTCTTGTCATGGAATGGAGCCAATCCAGCAAAAATGAAATTGTTTATAACACCCTGAAAGAGGTTGCTGAGTCTAAGGGACATACTGTTGATAACTATGGCCAGTATAATCTGGAAGATCACCGTATGACTTACAATCAGGCTGCAATCCTAATTTCTACTTTGCTGGAATCCGGTGCAGCTGATTTTGTGGTTACTGGCTGCGGCACTGGTGAGGGCGCTTGTGTGGCCTCCAATGCAATGCCCGGTGTTGTCTGCGGTTTGGTTACTGAGCCCACCGATGCATTTCTGTTCACCCAGGTCAACAACGGCAACTGCATTTCTCTTCCCTTTGCCAAAGGCTATGGCTGGGGCGGCGAAATCAACCTTCGCTATACCTTTGAGAAGCTGTTTGAGAAAGAAGGCGGCGGCGGTTATCCCCCCGAAGCAGCTGCTTCCGAGAAAACCAATGCCCGCATCCTCAATGAGCTGAAGGCTGTGGCTCATCAGGATATCAAATATATTCTCAAAAATGCCAACCGTGAGCTGGTTAAAGCTTCTTTTGGCGGCCCGAATACCCTCAAGCTGTTTTATGCCAACTGCAAGGATGATTCCATCGCTGAGACTGTGAAGGAAGTACTTGCCTAA